GTTGCCCCATCAAAATTCTTAGTTAAGAAACAAGGCAATGTTTTCTATGTACGAGTTGTTAATTAGAATTTGTCATTGGTCGACTAATTAACTTATCTAAAGCTTCCTTCATCCACCCTTGTTGACATACTTCTCTAGCTTCGGTCGCCGTCATCTACACAACACAGCACAAACTATATTTAGAACATTGAAATGGTGGTAATCACAAATCATTGAATTTTGCAATGTAAAAAGCAAGACACATACCCATTTTCGTTGCCTGATATTTTGCTCTGGCCATTGGTCTAACTGCTCGTTGAAAAGCAAAGGGAACATGTAAGCATGATGCATTGTGTCACATCTTTTGCTCTTGTAAATCCACATACCCAATTCGTCCTGCAAATTACATTTGAAAAGTTCAATTAGAACCACATGTtggaaacaaaaatttaagacaaaattcaatgaaaacTTGCTATAAAGATACTTACTTCGACTACTCCCCGAACGCCGGCTTCCTCGAAAGTCTCTCTTAGGGCAGCAGCTTTCTTATCCTCATCCATTTCCCATCCTCCCTGTAGTGATAGAGAACGTTTAGTGAATATTGTAAAATTACAAGTGGATtaacaagaacaagaaaataaaacaaccacATACGACAGGCCAAAGCAAATAGTACCTTTGGGAATAACATTCCTTTACCCTTCTGTGAACTAATC
The Quercus lobata isolate SW786 chromosome 10, ValleyOak3.0 Primary Assembly, whole genome shotgun sequence DNA segment above includes these coding regions:
- the LOC115963864 gene encoding nudix hydrolase 21, chloroplastic-like → MGLLLSKNPSKIVLLSYFLNPMVPKKVNNNHYVKKVNNNIVSLVARTGRHLQRYDTVGTKKVNNDIVSPVARTGRHLQRYNTVGTVGYRQVVGCIPYRYRKTNKSVELEVLVISSQKGKGMLFPKGGWEMDEDKKAAALRETFEEAGVRGVVEDELGMWIYKSKRCDTMHHAYMFPLLFNEQLDQWPEQNIRQRKWMTATEAREVCQQGWMKEALDKLISRPMTNSN